The proteins below are encoded in one region of Pelagibacterium flavum:
- the recQ gene encoding DNA helicase RecQ, whose protein sequence is MSLFSNATAIDAAPAGGLDILRSVFGLDAFRGQQQEVVEHVMGGGDAVVLFPTGAGKSLCYQIPAIGRRGVGVVISPLIALMRDQVEALRQAGVKAAALNSSLSPDENRSVRQALRDGELDLLYVAPERLAAAGFLELLASVEIGLFAIDEAHCVSQWGHDFRPEYRELAKLRELFPHVPRVALTATADPTTRADLIERLGLEEAQLFISSFDRPNIGYSIVERANARAQLLDFLGRHKGESGIVYCLSRAKVEAIAEFLNDKGIAALPYHAGLDSSVRARNQDAFLKEDALCLVATVAFGMGIDKPDVRYVAHMDLPSSIEAYYQETGRAGRDGQPSEAWMCYGLSDVSQRRRMIAEGNAPDEIKRLENTKLSALLGVCETAGCRRQAVLAHFGEQHQGNCGNCDTCINPVDSWDGTEAANKVMSSIYRTGQRFGAAHVIDVVMGKVTEKVEKFRHQHLPVFGVGQDISVKTWRSVVRQLTAMGLVHVNHEAHGALYLDEGARAVFRGERTVTLRRDHERKKSDTNRALGSGEALSPEAEAVFERLRRKRRELASAQGVPPYVVFQDTTLRAMAQHKPATLDQLRALPGVGDAKLERYGTAFLAAIASAD, encoded by the coding sequence CAGGGGCGGGGAAATCGCTGTGCTATCAGATCCCGGCGATTGGCCGACGAGGGGTCGGTGTTGTCATTTCCCCCCTGATCGCCCTGATGCGCGATCAGGTCGAAGCGCTCAGGCAGGCCGGTGTCAAAGCTGCGGCTCTCAATTCCTCACTCTCGCCTGACGAGAACCGAAGCGTGCGGCAGGCCCTGCGCGACGGGGAGTTGGACCTTCTCTATGTGGCCCCGGAGCGGTTGGCGGCGGCGGGATTTCTTGAGCTGCTGGCCAGCGTCGAAATCGGGCTTTTCGCCATCGATGAAGCCCATTGCGTGAGTCAGTGGGGCCATGATTTCCGGCCCGAATATCGCGAACTGGCCAAGCTGCGCGAGCTGTTTCCCCATGTGCCACGCGTCGCGCTGACCGCGACGGCGGATCCGACAACGCGCGCCGATCTGATCGAGCGGCTGGGGCTTGAGGAAGCGCAGCTTTTCATATCGAGTTTTGATCGCCCCAATATCGGTTATTCGATTGTCGAGCGCGCCAATGCGCGAGCGCAATTGCTCGATTTCCTGGGCCGACACAAGGGCGAAAGCGGTATTGTTTATTGCCTGTCGCGCGCCAAGGTGGAGGCGATCGCCGAGTTTCTCAATGACAAGGGTATTGCCGCCCTGCCCTATCATGCGGGACTCGATTCGAGCGTGCGGGCGCGCAATCAGGATGCGTTCTTGAAGGAAGACGCTTTGTGCCTTGTTGCCACCGTGGCCTTCGGGATGGGGATAGACAAGCCTGACGTGCGCTATGTGGCACATATGGATCTGCCCTCCTCGATCGAGGCCTATTATCAGGAAACGGGCCGGGCCGGGCGCGACGGTCAGCCCTCGGAAGCCTGGATGTGTTATGGGCTGTCAGATGTGAGCCAGAGGCGGCGCATGATTGCCGAAGGCAATGCGCCCGACGAAATCAAACGGCTCGAAAACACCAAGCTCAGCGCCCTTCTGGGCGTATGCGAGACGGCGGGCTGCCGGCGGCAGGCGGTTCTCGCCCATTTCGGCGAACAGCATCAAGGCAATTGCGGGAACTGCGATACCTGCATCAACCCAGTCGATAGCTGGGACGGCACCGAGGCCGCCAACAAGGTGATGTCCTCGATCTATCGCACCGGGCAGCGGTTCGGTGCGGCGCATGTGATAGATGTGGTGATGGGCAAAGTTACCGAAAAGGTGGAGAAATTCCGGCACCAGCATTTGCCGGTTTTCGGCGTGGGGCAGGACATTTCGGTCAAGACCTGGCGCTCGGTGGTGCGGCAGCTAACGGCCATGGGGCTGGTGCATGTGAACCATGAGGCCCATGGCGCGCTTTATCTCGACGAGGGTGCGCGGGCGGTATTTCGGGGCGAACGGACGGTGACGCTGAGACGCGACCACGAGCGCAAGAAATCGGACACGAACCGTGCGCTGGGTTCGGGCGAAGCGCTGTCGCCTGAGGCCGAGGCTGTGTTCGAGCGGCTGCGGCGCAAACGGCGCGAACTCGCTTCGGCGCAGGGCGTCCCGCCCTATGTGGTGTTTCAAGACACAACGTTGCGGGCCATGGCGCAGCACAAACCCGCGACGCTGGACCAGTTGCGAGCCCTGCCCGGCGTGGGTGATGCCAAGCTGGAGCGATATGGCACAGCATTCCTCGCGGCGATAGCCAGCGCGGACTAG
- a CDS encoding Lrp/AsnC ligand binding domain-containing protein, with amino-acid sequence MTEIDRIDRRILMELQRDGRITNSELAQRVGLAPTSMSDRMRRLQKHGYIKGFRAILDADQIGLGLLVLVEVSLDKTTPDIFDKFAAAVRKQPEVLECHMVAGGFDYLVKARLPDMARYRAFLGDVLLSLPGVRETRTYPVIEEVKDDGILPL; translated from the coding sequence ATGACCGAGATTGACAGGATTGACCGCAGAATTCTCATGGAGCTGCAACGGGACGGGCGGATCACCAATTCCGAACTTGCCCAGCGGGTCGGTCTGGCGCCCACCTCGATGAGCGACAGGATGCGGCGGCTGCAAAAGCACGGCTATATCAAGGGCTTCCGCGCTATTCTCGACGCCGACCAGATCGGGCTGGGGCTGTTGGTTCTTGTGGAAGTGTCGCTCGACAAGACCACGCCCGACATCTTCGACAAGTTCGCTGCCGCTGTGCGCAAGCAGCCCGAAGTGCTCGAATGTCACATGGTTGCAGGCGGGTTCGACTACCTGGTCAAGGCCAGATTGCCCGACATGGCGCGCTACCGGGCCTTTCTGGGGGACGTGCTGCTGTCACTGCCCGGAGTGCGGGAAACCAGAACTTATCCGGTGATCGAAGAGGTCAAGGATGATGGGATCCTGCCATTGTAA
- a CDS encoding ArsR/SmtB family transcription factor — translation MSDRPSPTETEILVVAETFKLLGDPTRLKILLACLDQSMAVGDIARKIDASQSLVSHHLRLLRAARLVRGTRHAKHVHYEADDHHIRHVISDMIIHAGEHEETDGAD, via the coding sequence TTGAGCGACCGACCCAGTCCTACCGAAACCGAAATTCTCGTCGTCGCCGAGACTTTCAAGCTGCTCGGTGACCCCACCCGCCTCAAGATCCTGCTCGCCTGTCTCGACCAGTCCATGGCTGTGGGCGATATCGCCCGCAAGATCGATGCGTCCCAATCCCTTGTCAGCCACCATTTGCGCCTGCTGCGGGCAGCGCGCCTGGTGCGAGGGACGCGCCACGCCAAGCACGTTCACTATGAGGCAGACGACCACCACATCCGCCATGTGATCTCTGACATGATTATTCACGCCGGCGAGCACGAAGAAACAGATGGTGCCGATTGA
- a CDS encoding PIG-L family deacetylase, which produces MTKITRRMFMASLPVMYAASHIPAWAAPLSDLDLIAQQKLEPAIVTLYRRLERLTSTATIMTTGAHPDDEPSAMLAALRHVYGIHPVVYAITRGEGGQNSIGPELGSVLGVLRTREMEEASRSLDASLAFGSFGHTDSVHDFGFSKDPNETIDQWGRDKIVERMTAAFRKYKPDIIMNCFLDVPGQHGHHRAANVATFIAAELSGNPQEFPEQIAGGLDTWEVPKIYQPAYGGGGGVYDDEVPPPPVTLVVTAPERDKISGATFPQMGEWSRSCHLTQRMGRWRPEPQTEWELNLSRVAGGGQGGPESDIREGLIATVGDIAELDGMPSNTADALREAQGLIEEAIADYGDPVVVLAKLGRVGELIDMARESLPEALRANVAHRLDRKVKEIDLALAAAAGVQIRSYTEGGDVTPDDEVVIKTIVDGPEDVTIEGVEIVAREGLMASGETVSVAADASYTNPLSEEFDPLGGNGDAHTRVSLNIGGRTVVLDVDLEDQLRVIPKASMTIEPSAVVFNTTAELGPVPLTATLTNATLGDLSMPVPEGWALDETERASDMSGTFELVPPQGLEQSRFDIEPDLLGERAYQIDTFTYPHIGRSVVPTTVSVPVQAVGAELPSIKRTGYVSGGNDNVGLWMERLGLEVVELSPEDISSGTYADLKTIVIGIFAFGRRPDLAENIGALHDWVRNGGHLVTLYHRPSDGWNPETIPVAYLKIGSPSIRFRVTDANAEVDVLEPDHPLLNYPNTIGADDWANWDKERGLYFAEEWDEVYKPLLAMHDTGEDSLNGSLLSAEIGAGRHTHTSLILHHQLDHLVPGAFRLLANLVQPAE; this is translated from the coding sequence ATGACCAAGATCACACGACGCATGTTCATGGCGTCTTTACCGGTGATGTATGCAGCCTCGCACATCCCGGCCTGGGCGGCTCCGCTCAGCGATCTCGACCTGATCGCGCAGCAGAAACTGGAGCCGGCCATTGTCACCCTTTATCGCCGTCTCGAGCGGCTGACCTCCACCGCCACGATCATGACCACAGGCGCACACCCCGATGACGAACCGTCGGCAATGCTCGCCGCGTTGCGCCACGTCTATGGCATCCATCCGGTGGTCTATGCCATCACCCGCGGCGAAGGCGGCCAGAACTCGATCGGGCCGGAGCTGGGCTCGGTGCTGGGCGTTCTACGGACGCGCGAGATGGAAGAAGCTTCGCGCTCGCTCGATGCTTCGTTGGCGTTCGGCAGCTTCGGGCACACCGATTCCGTCCACGATTTCGGCTTTTCCAAAGATCCCAACGAGACCATCGATCAGTGGGGCCGCGACAAGATCGTCGAGCGCATGACGGCAGCGTTTCGCAAGTACAAGCCCGACATCATCATGAACTGTTTTCTCGACGTTCCCGGCCAGCACGGACATCACCGGGCCGCCAATGTCGCGACGTTCATTGCAGCCGAACTCTCGGGCAATCCGCAGGAATTCCCCGAGCAGATCGCCGGCGGGCTCGATACCTGGGAAGTGCCAAAAATCTACCAGCCGGCCTATGGCGGCGGTGGCGGCGTCTATGACGACGAGGTGCCCCCACCTCCCGTGACCCTGGTCGTTACCGCGCCCGAGCGCGACAAGATTTCCGGTGCGACTTTCCCACAGATGGGAGAATGGTCCCGCTCCTGCCATCTGACCCAGCGCATGGGCCGCTGGCGTCCCGAGCCGCAGACCGAGTGGGAACTCAACCTCTCCCGCGTTGCCGGTGGTGGTCAAGGCGGTCCGGAAAGCGACATCCGGGAAGGGCTTATCGCCACAGTTGGCGATATCGCCGAACTTGACGGCATGCCGTCCAATACCGCCGACGCGCTGCGCGAAGCCCAGGGGCTGATCGAGGAAGCCATTGCCGATTATGGTGATCCGGTCGTCGTGCTCGCGAAATTGGGCAGAGTGGGCGAACTCATCGACATGGCCCGCGAGAGCCTACCTGAAGCGTTGCGCGCCAATGTCGCGCACAGGCTGGATCGCAAGGTCAAGGAAATCGACCTCGCCCTCGCCGCCGCGGCCGGTGTCCAGATCCGGTCCTACACGGAAGGCGGGGACGTAACGCCCGACGACGAAGTGGTTATCAAAACCATAGTCGACGGCCCCGAAGATGTGACGATCGAGGGTGTCGAGATCGTTGCGCGCGAGGGGCTTATGGCATCAGGGGAAACGGTTTCTGTTGCCGCAGACGCAAGCTACACCAATCCTCTGAGCGAAGAGTTTGATCCGCTGGGCGGCAATGGCGATGCGCACACCAGGGTCTCGCTCAATATCGGGGGTCGGACCGTGGTGCTCGACGTCGATCTGGAAGATCAGCTGCGTGTCATCCCCAAGGCGTCGATGACAATCGAGCCGAGCGCCGTGGTTTTCAATACCACAGCAGAGCTGGGGCCCGTGCCCCTGACGGCGACGCTGACCAATGCGACGCTTGGCGATCTGTCCATGCCGGTTCCCGAGGGTTGGGCGCTCGATGAGACCGAGCGCGCTTCGGATATGAGCGGCACGTTCGAACTGGTCCCGCCCCAGGGGCTCGAGCAATCACGCTTTGACATCGAGCCTGACCTTTTGGGCGAACGGGCCTATCAGATCGATACCTTCACCTATCCTCATATCGGCCGGTCGGTTGTCCCCACCACGGTATCGGTTCCCGTGCAGGCCGTTGGAGCCGAGTTGCCATCGATCAAGCGTACCGGTTACGTGTCGGGCGGCAACGACAATGTCGGGCTGTGGATGGAAAGGCTCGGGCTTGAGGTGGTGGAATTGTCACCCGAGGATATCTCGAGCGGCACCTACGCCGATCTTAAAACGATCGTCATCGGGATATTTGCATTCGGGCGTCGGCCCGATCTGGCCGAAAACATCGGCGCCCTTCATGATTGGGTGCGCAATGGCGGGCATTTGGTGACACTGTATCACCGCCCGTCCGATGGCTGGAATCCCGAGACCATTCCGGTCGCCTATCTCAAGATCGGCTCTCCCTCAATCCGCTTCCGCGTGACCGACGCCAATGCGGAGGTCGACGTCCTTGAACCTGACCACCCGCTGCTCAATTACCCCAACACCATCGGTGCCGATGACTGGGCGAACTGGGACAAGGAACGTGGGCTGTACTTTGCCGAGGAGTGGGATGAGGTCTATAAGCCGCTTCTGGCCATGCACGATACGGGTGAAGACTCTCTCAACGGCTCGTTGCTTTCGGCCGAGATCGGGGCCGGACGGCATACTCACACCAGCCTGATCCTGCACCATCAGCTCGATCATCTTGTGCCGGGTGCCTTCCGGCTGCTCGCCAACCTCGTCCAGCCGGCCGAATAG
- a CDS encoding DMT family transporter, which translates to MADPAPSYRSGIAWLLADMMLITVMTVLVKFEGATYPAVQLVFIRSLIGLVSILPLAWRKRKAVIGTRQPLRHLVRVGCNTLALTCNFTALAALPLALVNAIGFMRPLVVMVFAVLLLAEKIAPVRWIGTVIGLAGILVILAPGEVAFSWGLAAAFGSVLFGSLAVIQIRAMEKEDTAVLMVFYTVGLSILTAIPAALVWQPVASADWPTLLAIGILAQIGQYCFLRAYQTTPARILAPLGYLSIGFAALAGFIFFNEIPSWATIIGVAVILIALQSTNMVEAATVRRKANSEVET; encoded by the coding sequence ATGGCCGACCCGGCACCTTCTTATCGCAGCGGCATTGCCTGGCTTTTGGCTGATATGATGCTGATTACGGTGATGACCGTTCTCGTCAAGTTCGAGGGCGCCACCTATCCGGCCGTCCAGCTGGTGTTCATCCGCTCACTGATCGGGCTGGTATCGATTCTGCCGCTCGCCTGGCGCAAGCGCAAAGCGGTCATCGGCACCAGACAGCCTTTGCGGCATCTGGTGCGGGTTGGGTGCAATACGCTGGCCCTGACCTGCAATTTCACCGCGCTGGCGGCTCTGCCCCTCGCGCTGGTCAATGCCATCGGCTTCATGCGACCGCTGGTTGTCATGGTGTTTGCAGTCTTGCTGCTGGCCGAAAAGATCGCCCCGGTGCGCTGGATCGGCACCGTCATCGGCCTTGCCGGCATTCTCGTGATCCTCGCGCCGGGCGAAGTGGCGTTCTCATGGGGCCTTGCCGCCGCGTTCGGCTCGGTGCTGTTTGGCTCTCTTGCCGTGATCCAGATCCGCGCCATGGAAAAAGAGGATACCGCCGTCCTCATGGTCTTTTATACGGTCGGGCTTTCCATCCTGACCGCCATTCCCGCAGCACTTGTCTGGCAGCCCGTAGCGTCGGCCGATTGGCCGACCTTGCTGGCCATCGGCATTCTGGCGCAGATCGGCCAATATTGCTTCCTGCGCGCCTACCAGACAACGCCGGCGCGGATACTGGCACCCCTGGGATATCTGTCCATAGGGTTTGCGGCGCTCGCCGGGTTCATCTTTTTCAATGAAATCCCTTCGTGGGCGACGATCATCGGCGTGGCCGTCATTCTTATTGCGCTGCAATCGACCAACATGGTCGAAGCCGCCACCGTCCGGCGCAAGGCAAATTCGGAAGTCGAGACATAA
- a CDS encoding PIG-L family deacetylase, producing MPLSRAQLSHRFSQRRASPRLVTLYRALSRLKSTVTVLHTGAHPDDEQNAMLAFMRFGLGMRTIIGCSTRGEGGQNTLGPERGGALGVVRTRELEEAAKVIDADIAWFGFGPGDPVHDFGFSKNGHDTLERWQHDLIVERMVHAYRSEKPDIVIPTFLDVPGQHGHHRAMTMAAEEAIALAADPNAYPEHFAQGLAPWQVTKYYLPAWSGGGATYDDEVPPPPETVKLIAKDPDFATGALFDEIGEWSRLYHASQGMGRWPENPKTEWPFHLRVGPKDNGALTDNLPRRLADIVPGLAAADTAIATAINAFPKADEIIAPLAVALEIIEAHIDTVPAEHIHRIETMIADLEAAILVATGIDCTAALDRPIVAQGQAVDLCLTLRGAPKDISIDLILPEGVSVIAQSPGRYVLEVASDAPIAEPFTQSYAASGANGDACVILTLSVAGRTISRAFGLERPLTIVPAASVSLTPSALLVAADAGFSGLSVEAKIEGVARDLALSSVQGVQISSSRDSVTLSGGGLAEGRYTLDALLDDAPAFTAREIDYAHIGKNLYLTPARLDILALNLALPEDRRVAYIGGGADNVGLWLARMGFEVTELDARALSEDLSAFPAIVVGIFAFGLRPDLAASNDALHAYVEAGGNLVTLYHRPWDGWAPDAVPPRFLKIGQPSLRWRVTNPEAPVEILAADNPILAGPNPISLRDFEGWNKERGLYFASEWDGAYVPLLAMSDKGEAPLEGSLLTAEIGGGRHTHTSLVLHHQLDNLVPGAFRILANLVAGGRM from the coding sequence ATGCCCCTATCGCGCGCCCAGCTCTCCCATCGTTTTTCCCAGCGCCGTGCCAGCCCGAGGCTTGTGACGCTTTACAGGGCGCTGTCACGGCTGAAATCGACAGTGACCGTGCTTCACACGGGCGCCCATCCCGATGATGAGCAGAACGCCATGCTCGCCTTCATGCGCTTCGGGCTCGGGATGCGCACCATCATCGGTTGTTCGACCCGTGGGGAGGGCGGTCAGAACACGCTCGGCCCCGAGCGCGGCGGCGCACTTGGTGTCGTTCGGACCCGCGAGCTTGAGGAAGCGGCCAAGGTCATCGATGCCGACATCGCCTGGTTCGGTTTCGGGCCGGGCGACCCAGTCCATGATTTCGGGTTTTCCAAGAACGGCCACGATACGCTTGAGCGCTGGCAGCATGACCTGATCGTCGAACGTATGGTCCACGCCTATCGCAGCGAAAAGCCCGATATCGTCATCCCGACATTTCTCGACGTGCCAGGTCAGCACGGCCACCACCGCGCCATGACCATGGCCGCCGAGGAGGCGATCGCGCTGGCTGCCGACCCCAATGCCTATCCCGAGCATTTCGCGCAGGGCCTGGCGCCCTGGCAGGTCACCAAATATTACCTGCCCGCTTGGTCGGGCGGGGGAGCGACCTATGACGACGAAGTGCCTCCGCCGCCTGAAACCGTGAAACTGATCGCGAAAGACCCCGATTTCGCAACCGGCGCACTCTTTGACGAAATCGGGGAATGGTCGCGGCTCTACCACGCCAGCCAGGGCATGGGACGTTGGCCGGAAAACCCAAAGACCGAATGGCCGTTCCATCTTCGCGTCGGACCAAAAGACAACGGCGCACTCACAGACAATCTCCCCCGGCGCCTGGCCGACATTGTTCCAGGATTGGCAGCAGCCGATACGGCCATCGCGACGGCGATTAACGCTTTCCCGAAGGCCGACGAGATCATCGCTCCCCTGGCTGTGGCGCTCGAAATCATCGAGGCTCATATCGACACTGTGCCTGCCGAGCACATCCATCGCATCGAGACCATGATTGCCGATCTCGAAGCTGCAATTCTGGTCGCAACAGGCATTGATTGCACCGCCGCACTCGACAGACCGATCGTGGCGCAGGGCCAGGCGGTCGATCTGTGTCTGACTCTTCGCGGCGCTCCCAAGGATATTTCGATCGATCTGATCCTGCCCGAAGGCGTTTCGGTCATCGCCCAATCTCCGGGTCGATATGTGCTCGAGGTTGCATCCGACGCCCCCATCGCCGAGCCGTTCACCCAGTCCTATGCGGCTTCCGGGGCCAATGGCGATGCATGCGTTATCCTCACCCTCTCTGTTGCCGGGCGCACCATTTCGCGCGCCTTCGGACTGGAACGCCCTCTCACCATCGTGCCCGCCGCTTCGGTCAGCCTGACGCCCAGCGCCCTGCTGGTGGCGGCAGATGCCGGGTTTTCCGGTCTATCGGTGGAAGCCAAGATCGAAGGCGTTGCCAGAGATCTGGCCCTTTCGAGCGTCCAGGGCGTCCAAATTTCGTCGAGCAGGGATAGCGTCACACTCTCGGGAGGCGGGCTGGCCGAGGGACGCTACACCCTCGACGCCTTGCTTGATGATGCCCCCGCCTTCACGGCCAGAGAGATTGACTACGCCCATATCGGCAAGAACCTTTATCTGACTCCCGCACGTCTCGATATTCTTGCGCTCAACCTCGCCCTGCCCGAGGACCGCCGCGTCGCCTATATCGGTGGCGGTGCCGACAATGTGGGCCTGTGGCTGGCGCGCATGGGATTCGAGGTGACCGAACTCGATGCGCGGGCGCTTTCCGAGGATCTCTCGGCGTTCCCCGCCATCGTCGTCGGCATCTTCGCCTTCGGGCTGCGCCCCGATCTGGCAGCCAGCAACGATGCGCTGCATGCCTATGTCGAGGCCGGGGGCAATCTCGTCACGCTCTACCATCGCCCCTGGGACGGCTGGGCGCCGGACGCCGTTCCGCCGCGCTTCCTCAAGATCGGCCAGCCATCGCTGCGCTGGCGGGTGACCAATCCCGAAGCGCCGGTGGAGATACTGGCGGCCGACAATCCGATTCTTGCCGGTCCCAACCCGATTTCGCTGCGCGATTTCGAGGGCTGGAACAAGGAACGCGGCCTCTATTTCGCTTCCGAGTGGGACGGCGCCTATGTCCCGCTCCTCGCCATGAGCGACAAGGGTGAGGCTCCGCTAGAGGGCTCCCTTCTGACCGCCGAAATCGGCGGGGGACGTCACACCCACACCAGCCTCGTTCTGCACCACCAGCTCGATAACCTTGTCCCCGGTGCCTTCCGCATTCTGGCAAATCTCGTGGCGGGCGGCCGCATGTAG
- a CDS encoding ROK family transcriptional regulator, with amino-acid sequence MTSSEKQGRGPRLVIGSNPERNRAHNRRVVLEVIRTHGHMGRTEIARRARITPQAVANIVEELLGEGMLVQLGRLRSGRGQPPIQFAINPDGPLTGGVEIAADHIATTLLDLSGAVRAQAIAPLESATPDQVPGRVSDEIDKLCSQIGASRDRLIGFGAVMPGPFEIEGMSSVGPATLPGWKGIDAKATLSRAIGQPVSIENDATAAAVGERLYGAGRQISNFCFLYFGVGLGLGVLKDGVPLRGAFGNAGEIGHVALVPRHGVPSYGPDGALERFASLYALREKLAASGRPNIDSETLEPLFANNDPVLVDWIREAADYLAPTVAMIENIFDPETVVFGGNLPDVILDALIAALEPLPVSVSTRSERTQPRVIRGQTGRFTAALGAAALALHNILSPQLSLEYSPAVAAARP; translated from the coding sequence TTGACCAGTTCGGAAAAGCAGGGTCGTGGCCCGCGCCTCGTCATAGGGTCCAATCCGGAGCGCAATCGCGCCCACAATCGGCGCGTGGTGCTCGAAGTCATCCGCACCCATGGGCATATGGGACGCACCGAAATCGCCCGCCGTGCGCGCATAACACCTCAGGCCGTTGCCAACATCGTCGAAGAGTTGTTGGGCGAGGGCATGCTGGTACAACTGGGCCGCCTGCGGTCTGGCCGCGGACAGCCGCCGATCCAGTTCGCCATTAATCCCGACGGTCCACTGACCGGAGGCGTGGAAATCGCCGCAGATCACATAGCGACGACCCTGCTCGATCTTTCCGGCGCGGTCCGCGCCCAGGCAATCGCTCCCCTTGAGTCGGCCACTCCCGATCAGGTGCCCGGTCGGGTCTCGGACGAAATCGACAAACTTTGTTCCCAGATCGGCGCATCGCGTGACCGACTGATCGGGTTTGGTGCCGTGATGCCGGGACCGTTCGAGATCGAAGGAATGAGCTCGGTCGGACCCGCGACACTGCCGGGGTGGAAGGGCATCGACGCAAAGGCCACCCTCTCCCGGGCAATCGGACAGCCGGTATCCATCGAAAACGACGCCACAGCCGCAGCGGTCGGCGAACGGCTCTACGGTGCCGGGCGCCAGATCTCCAATTTCTGCTTCCTCTATTTCGGCGTTGGGCTGGGGCTGGGTGTGCTCAAGGACGGCGTGCCCCTGCGCGGGGCTTTTGGCAATGCCGGTGAAATCGGCCATGTGGCGCTGGTGCCGCGCCATGGCGTGCCAAGCTACGGCCCGGATGGCGCGCTGGAACGCTTTGCATCGCTTTACGCCCTGCGCGAAAAACTGGCAGCCAGCGGGCGCCCCAACATCGATAGCGAAACCCTCGAGCCGCTTTTCGCCAATAATGACCCCGTGCTTGTGGACTGGATAAGGGAAGCGGCCGACTATCTGGCGCCAACCGTCGCCATGATCGAAAACATATTCGATCCCGAAACAGTGGTGTTTGGCGGCAATCTTCCCGATGTCATTCTCGATGCCCTGATTGCGGCGCTCGAACCGCTGCCGGTTTCCGTCTCGACCCGTTCAGAACGGACACAGCCGCGCGTCATCCGCGGACAAACCGGACGGTTCACAGCGGCGCTGGGTGCGGCAGCGCTTGCCCTGCACAATATCTTGTCGCCTCAACTTTCCCTCGAATATTCGCCGGCGGTCGCTGCCGCACGGCCATAG
- a CDS encoding extracellular solute-binding protein, translating to MRRALALTALSAGVSLAALGSAQAVEIEYWQYVFDTRVQAMDQLIANFEEANPDITVNHQTFPYADYQTRVVAANVAGQGPDVVQLFYGWLDNFIAGGLIQPLDPAVFPAEEIEADFFPIVSAMERDGQYWGLPTAVRSLALFYNKDIFEAAGLDPENPPQTLDELVEAAEATVERDGGGNITSVGIAMGMAGQDHQWWREGLIRQFGGQPYSDDGRTVTYNDEAGLAATTWQAELYLGDDAVTQVGFMDEPQAAFRAGRAAMTIDGTFRLGAFGSIEDFEWGVTELPANEEGMRSNYASYFANAIGARAEGEELEAAQKFLDYISSPEAMEIWLEVVGELPARHEVALTEENLADPVYGPFLAGLEYAHTTIFVDEAAQRQVAIDMESRMSLQGQSPADSLAAAAEEEQAILDAFFANQ from the coding sequence ATGCGTAGAGCACTTGCGTTGACCGCACTTTCAGCCGGCGTCAGCCTGGCTGCACTGGGTTCGGCCCAGGCGGTCGAGATCGAATACTGGCAGTACGTGTTTGATACCCGCGTCCAGGCGATGGATCAGTTGATCGCCAATTTCGAGGAAGCCAATCCCGACATCACCGTCAATCACCAGACCTTCCCCTACGCCGATTACCAGACCCGCGTCGTGGCCGCCAATGTCGCCGGACAGGGCCCGGACGTGGTGCAATTGTTTTATGGCTGGCTCGACAATTTCATTGCCGGTGGATTGATTCAACCGCTCGATCCCGCCGTTTTCCCCGCCGAGGAAATCGAAGCCGACTTCTTCCCCATCGTTTCCGCCATGGAACGCGACGGCCAGTATTGGGGTCTGCCTACTGCTGTGCGTTCGCTGGCGCTGTTCTACAACAAGGACATTTTCGAGGCCGCCGGACTCGATCCTGAAAATCCGCCCCAGACGCTCGACGAGCTTGTCGAGGCGGCCGAGGCGACAGTCGAACGTGACGGCGGCGGCAACATCACCTCGGTCGGCATTGCCATGGGGATGGCCGGGCAGGATCACCAGTGGTGGCGCGAGGGTCTCATCCGCCAATTCGGCGGCCAGCCCTATTCCGACGATGGCCGCACGGTCACCTACAATGACGAGGCGGGCCTGGCTGCGACCACGTGGCAGGCAGAACTGTATCTGGGCGACGATGCGGTAACCCAGGTCGGGTTCATGGATGAGCCGCAGGCCGCCTTCCGCGCCGGCCGTGCTGCAATGACGATTGACGGCACGTTCCGGCTTGGCGCCTTCGGGTCGATCGAGGACTTCGAATGGGGCGTCACCGAGCTGCCTGCCAATGAAGAGGGCATGCGCTCGAATTATGCCAGCTATTTCGCCAACGCGATCGGTGCACGCGCCGAAGGCGAAGAGCTCGAAGCGGCCCAGAAATTCCTCGACTACATCAGTTCGCCCGAAGCCATGGAAATCTGGCTCGAAGTCGTGGGTGAGCTGCCCGCACGCCATGAGGTCGCCCTGACCGAGGAAAACCTTGCCGACCCGGTCTATGGTCCGTTCCTTGCTGGCCTTGAATACGCCCACACCACGATTTTCGTGGACGAGGCTGCCCAGCGTCAGGTGGCGATCGACATGGAAAGCCGCATGTCGCTGCAGGGTCAGTCGCCCGCAGACTCACTGGCCGCGGCTGCCGAGGAAGAACAGGCTATCCTCGACGCATTCTTTGCCAACCAGTAA